One stretch of Siphonobacter curvatus DNA includes these proteins:
- the pepT gene encoding peptidase T: MPLSPYSFTVTERFLRYVQIDTQSDPHSETYPSTEKQKDLSRVLVQELQQMGVTEVELDDYGYVYATLPATTAKTGVPVICFCSHVDTSPDCSGANVKPIVHTRYDGSDLVLPDDPAQIIRMSDHPDLKDQIGNDLITASGTTLLGADNKAGVAEIMDAVHYLISHPELEHGTIKILFTPDEEIGRGTAKVDLEKLGADFGYTIDGETLGSLEDETFSADAVHIRIQGVSQHPGFAKGRMESAIKIASELVARLPKDHLSPETTEDKEGFVHPTYLHGTVEEAEVELIIRDFAEAGLHEKEAFLKQLTEEVLAQYPNSAADFKVIEQYRNMKEVLDQYPQVAQYAVEAIERSGIAARQMSIRGGTDGSRLSFMGLPCPNLFAGEHAFHSRHEWVSRQDMEKAVEVIVNLAQIWAEKA; the protein is encoded by the coding sequence ATGCCTTTAAGTCCTTATTCTTTTACCGTAACCGAACGTTTTTTGCGTTACGTACAGATCGACACCCAGTCTGATCCGCATTCCGAGACCTACCCTTCGACCGAAAAGCAAAAAGACTTGAGTCGCGTACTGGTGCAGGAATTGCAGCAGATGGGTGTTACGGAGGTCGAACTCGACGATTATGGCTATGTGTACGCGACGCTGCCCGCCACCACCGCCAAAACGGGCGTCCCCGTGATTTGCTTTTGCTCGCACGTGGATACCTCACCCGATTGTTCGGGGGCCAACGTGAAGCCCATCGTTCATACCCGCTACGACGGCTCAGATCTGGTTCTACCCGACGATCCTGCCCAGATCATCCGCATGAGCGATCATCCCGACCTGAAAGACCAGATCGGAAACGACCTCATCACGGCTTCCGGAACCACGCTGCTCGGAGCGGACAATAAGGCCGGTGTGGCTGAAATCATGGATGCGGTGCATTACCTGATTTCCCATCCCGAACTCGAACACGGAACGATAAAAATCCTTTTTACGCCCGACGAAGAAATCGGTCGGGGTACGGCCAAGGTGGACCTGGAAAAACTGGGTGCGGATTTCGGCTATACCATCGACGGCGAAACACTGGGCTCGCTGGAAGACGAAACCTTCTCGGCCGACGCCGTGCATATTCGCATTCAGGGTGTAAGTCAGCACCCCGGCTTTGCCAAAGGACGTATGGAAAGTGCCATTAAAATCGCTTCGGAGCTGGTAGCCCGCTTACCCAAGGATCACCTCTCTCCGGAAACGACCGAAGACAAAGAGGGTTTCGTACACCCAACTTATCTGCACGGTACCGTGGAGGAAGCCGAAGTAGAACTCATCATCCGGGACTTCGCCGAAGCGGGTCTACACGAAAAGGAAGCCTTTCTGAAACAACTGACCGAGGAAGTACTGGCTCAGTACCCGAATTCAGCGGCAGATTTCAAGGTGATTGAACAGTACCGCAATATGAAAGAGGTACTCGATCAATACCCGCAGGTAGCTCAATACGCGGTAGAAGCCATTGAACGCAGCGGTATTGCGGCCCGCCAAATGAGCATCCGAGGGGGTACGGACGGCTCGCGGCTTTCCTTTATGGGACTGCCCTGCCCCAACCTTTTCGCGGGCGAACACGCGTTCCACTCCCGCCACGAATGGGTATCCCGGCAGGATATGGAGAAAGCCGTGGAAGTCATCGTTAACCTCGCTCAGATCTGGGCGGAAAAAGCCTAA
- a CDS encoding citrate synthase: MSDFAELSVEGKKVQLPIVVGTEAEKAVDISKLRDETGFVTLDSGYKNTGATKSAITFLDGEKGILNYRGYSIEDLAAKATFLEVAYLLIYGELPTQEQYAEFEDSIRRHTIVNEGVRAIFDNFPVNAHPMATLSSLVSALSAFYPDSYDEKGKDDRHIIRLLAKLPTIASWSYKKAQGHPVNYPKNDLDYCSNFLNMMFSLPVEKYEVDPVVASALNTLLILHADHEQNCSTSTVRLVGSSQANLYSSISAGISALWGPLHGGANQEVIEMLEAIKADGGDVSKYIDMAKNAKTTGFRLFGFGHRVYKNFDPRAKIIKKAADDVLTKLGVNDPVLEIAKGLEEAALNDEYFVARKLYPNVDFYSGIIYRALGIPTNMFTVMFAIGRLPGWIAQWKEMRAMKEPIGRPRQIYTGATLRDFVPMEQR; encoded by the coding sequence ATGTCTGATTTTGCAGAACTCTCCGTAGAAGGTAAGAAGGTTCAACTTCCCATTGTCGTTGGAACTGAGGCTGAAAAAGCCGTAGATATTAGTAAACTCCGCGATGAAACGGGTTTCGTCACGCTGGATTCCGGGTACAAAAATACCGGAGCAACCAAAAGTGCGATTACTTTTCTGGACGGTGAAAAAGGTATTCTGAATTACCGTGGATACAGTATTGAAGATTTAGCGGCTAAAGCGACTTTTCTCGAGGTCGCTTATTTGCTTATTTACGGGGAGTTACCCACCCAGGAGCAATACGCTGAGTTTGAAGACTCCATCCGTCGCCACACGATTGTAAACGAAGGCGTACGGGCCATTTTCGATAATTTCCCCGTAAACGCTCACCCGATGGCTACGTTGTCATCGCTGGTAAGTGCCCTGAGTGCGTTCTATCCGGATTCGTACGACGAAAAAGGAAAAGACGATCGTCACATCATTCGTTTGCTGGCTAAGTTGCCGACCATCGCTTCCTGGAGCTATAAGAAAGCTCAGGGACACCCAGTGAACTACCCCAAAAACGATCTCGACTACTGCTCGAACTTCCTGAACATGATGTTCTCGCTACCCGTTGAGAAATACGAGGTAGATCCCGTAGTTGCTTCTGCTCTGAACACGCTGCTGATTCTGCACGCGGATCACGAACAAAACTGCTCGACATCTACGGTACGTCTGGTAGGTTCTTCGCAGGCTAACCTGTACTCATCGATCTCTGCTGGCATCAGTGCCCTGTGGGGACCCCTGCACGGTGGTGCGAACCAGGAAGTGATCGAAATGCTGGAAGCCATCAAGGCCGACGGTGGCGATGTAAGCAAATATATCGACATGGCGAAGAATGCCAAGACGACGGGCTTCCGTCTGTTTGGTTTCGGCCACCGGGTATACAAAAACTTCGACCCCCGGGCTAAGATTATCAAGAAAGCAGCCGACGACGTGCTGACGAAACTGGGCGTTAATGATCCCGTACTGGAAATCGCCAAAGGACTCGAAGAGGCCGCTCTGAACGACGAATACTTCGTAGCTCGCAAGCTGTACCCGAACGTCGATTTCTACTCCGGAATCATCTACCGGGCCCTCGGTATTCCGACGAATATGTTTACGGTGATGTTCGCCATTGGCCGTCTGCCGGGCTGGATTGCTCAGTGGAAAGAAATGCGGGCGATGAAAGAACCCATCGGTCGTCCCCGTCAGATTTACACGGGAGCTACCCTGCGTGATTTCGTTCCCATGGAACAACGCTAA
- a CDS encoding NADP-dependent malic enzyme, translating to MEEKKNLRRQDALDYHSKGRPGKIEVVTTKETATQRDLSLAYSPGVAEPCLAIAENPEDVYKYTAKGNLVAVISNGTAVLGLGDIGPEAGKPVMEGKGLLFKIYADIDVFDIELNTKDVDEFVRTVKILEPTFGGVNLEDIKAPECFEIEDRLRKELKIPVMHDDQHGTAIISGAALLNALEIVGKNIQDAKFIVSGAGAAAISCTQMYVQLGARKENITMFDKDGVICLERTNLFGKQKDFAVPTHITMAEAIKGADVFIGLSAANVLSQDMIRSMADNPIVFAMANPTPEISYEDATAARPDIIMATGRSDYPNQVNNVLGFPFIFRGALDVRATGINEAMKMAATYALAELAKEPVPDIVNIAYNEKNLTFGRTYIIPKPMDPRLLTTVAPAVAKAAMESGLATQPIEDWEAYEQVLAKRLGQDNQLTRAIVNKAKKDPKKVVFADAESQTVLKAVQQVYDDGICEPILLGNRARIEKMIKEDRLELEGVQIIDPKADDVQPLAREFANAYYEKRKRRGVSPADAEQIMLRRTYFGAMMVETGKADCLISGLTRNYPDTVRPALQVIGRQEGIKKVSGMYILLTKKGPLFLSDTTVNFNPSVTELVEIAELTAISVESLGIKPRIALLTYSNYGTADGEDAEKMRQATAILRGKHPDWVVEGEMQAHLAFNTELVKQQYPFSDLAEEGANVLIFPNLSAANIAYNLLKEVGELEYIGPVLLGLKKPVHVLQLGSTVREIVNMVAIAVAQAQ from the coding sequence ATGGAAGAGAAAAAAAATCTTCGCCGTCAGGACGCTCTGGATTACCACTCTAAGGGTCGTCCGGGAAAAATTGAAGTAGTTACGACGAAAGAAACGGCCACGCAACGCGACCTTTCCCTGGCGTATTCGCCGGGAGTAGCCGAGCCCTGTCTGGCCATTGCCGAAAATCCGGAAGATGTTTATAAATACACCGCCAAGGGTAACCTGGTAGCGGTGATTTCCAACGGTACGGCCGTGCTGGGTCTGGGCGATATTGGTCCGGAAGCCGGCAAACCCGTGATGGAAGGAAAAGGTCTGCTATTCAAAATCTACGCGGACATTGACGTTTTCGACATTGAACTCAATACCAAAGACGTCGATGAGTTTGTTCGGACGGTAAAAATTCTCGAACCTACCTTCGGAGGCGTGAACCTGGAGGACATCAAGGCTCCGGAATGTTTTGAAATCGAAGATCGGTTGCGGAAGGAGTTGAAAATTCCGGTAATGCACGACGATCAGCACGGTACGGCCATCATCTCTGGTGCGGCCCTGCTGAATGCTTTAGAAATCGTTGGGAAGAACATTCAGGACGCCAAATTTATTGTGAGTGGAGCCGGAGCCGCGGCCATTTCCTGTACGCAGATGTACGTGCAACTGGGAGCCCGCAAAGAGAACATCACCATGTTCGATAAGGACGGTGTCATTTGTCTGGAACGTACCAACCTGTTTGGCAAGCAAAAGGATTTTGCCGTTCCCACGCACATCACGATGGCTGAGGCCATTAAAGGTGCCGACGTATTCATCGGACTGAGTGCGGCAAACGTGCTTTCGCAGGACATGATACGCAGCATGGCGGACAATCCGATCGTATTCGCGATGGCGAACCCGACACCGGAAATCAGCTATGAAGACGCTACCGCCGCTCGTCCGGATATTATCATGGCCACCGGACGCAGTGACTACCCCAACCAGGTAAATAACGTACTGGGTTTCCCGTTCATTTTCCGGGGTGCCCTCGACGTACGGGCTACGGGTATCAACGAAGCCATGAAAATGGCCGCTACGTACGCTCTGGCTGAACTGGCGAAAGAACCCGTCCCAGATATTGTCAATATCGCTTACAACGAAAAGAATCTAACCTTTGGCCGGACGTATATCATTCCGAAGCCCATGGACCCTCGTTTGCTGACGACCGTAGCTCCGGCCGTGGCGAAAGCCGCGATGGAATCAGGACTGGCGACGCAACCCATTGAGGACTGGGAAGCCTACGAGCAGGTATTGGCCAAACGCCTGGGTCAGGATAACCAGTTGACGCGGGCCATTGTCAACAAAGCCAAGAAGGATCCTAAGAAAGTCGTATTTGCCGATGCCGAAAGTCAGACGGTACTCAAAGCCGTACAGCAGGTATACGACGATGGCATTTGCGAACCGATTCTGTTAGGAAACCGGGCTCGGATCGAAAAGATGATCAAAGAAGACCGACTGGAGCTGGAAGGTGTACAGATCATCGATCCGAAAGCCGACGACGTGCAACCGCTGGCTCGTGAATTTGCGAATGCCTACTACGAAAAACGGAAACGCCGGGGCGTAAGTCCCGCCGATGCCGAACAGATCATGCTGCGTCGGACGTATTTCGGAGCCATGATGGTAGAAACGGGTAAGGCTGATTGTTTGATTTCGGGTCTGACGCGGAACTATCCGGATACTGTTCGCCCGGCCCTTCAGGTGATTGGACGGCAGGAAGGCATTAAAAAGGTATCAGGTATGTACATCCTGCTTACTAAAAAGGGCCCCCTGTTCCTTTCCGATACCACGGTAAACTTTAATCCTTCGGTAACTGAACTGGTAGAGATTGCTGAACTAACGGCTATTTCCGTGGAAAGTCTGGGTATTAAGCCCCGCATCGCGTTATTGACGTACTCCAACTACGGTACCGCCGATGGGGAAGACGCCGAGAAAATGCGACAGGCGACGGCCATTCTACGCGGTAAACATCCTGACTGGGTGGTAGAAGGGGAAATGCAGGCTCACCTGGCCTTTAATACAGAATTGGTGAAGCAACAGTATCCCTTCTCTGATTTAGCCGAAGAAGGAGCAAACGTGCTTATTTTCCCGAACCTTTCGGCGGCGAACATTGCTTATAACTTATTGAAAGAGGTCGGCGAACTCGAATACATCGGTCCCGTACTCTTGGGTCTGAAGAAACCCGTACACGTCCTCCAGTTAGGAAGTACGGTTCGCGAGATCGTTAACATGGTGGCGATTGCCGTGGCTCAGGCTCAATAA